A single window of Nitrospiria bacterium DNA harbors:
- a CDS encoding dihydrolipoamide acetyltransferase family protein: protein MPKEFRFPDVGEGIAEGELIRWLVKEGDTVAEHQPLVEIETDKAVVTLPTPYAGTVLKLQGKPGEIIPVGTVLSVIDESGAKPAAAAPSPRRDKGSVVGQLEEAPEEETRTAPEMKPPVPRPGSAPSTPPAMPAVRARAKELGVDLSRVKGTGPGGRVTMEDLDRAVGPAAAPAEAPAVTAAGPVEEIPLRGIRRASARHVAESASRVAAVSIFDDADVTQLEEVRQKERKVAEARGFKLTYLPFIIKATIAGLKEFPYLNASLDDARDVILLKKYFHMGIAIDTPDGLMVYVIQDADRKSILELAEQMHQLGEKAAQRKIELTELKGSTMTITNFGVIGGNYGTPIINYPEVAILGLGKITDRPVARNGQVVVRRILPLSLTFDHRVIHGAEAARFLNSVIGRLEDPDRMLIEGK, encoded by the coding sequence ATGCCCAAAGAGTTTCGTTTCCCGGATGTGGGCGAAGGCATCGCCGAGGGCGAGTTGATCCGCTGGCTGGTCAAGGAAGGCGACACCGTCGCGGAGCATCAGCCGCTCGTGGAAATCGAAACCGACAAGGCCGTGGTGACCCTTCCCACGCCCTATGCCGGGACGGTCTTGAAGCTTCAGGGAAAACCCGGCGAGATCATTCCGGTCGGGACGGTCCTGTCCGTGATCGACGAGTCGGGTGCAAAGCCCGCGGCCGCCGCACCTTCCCCCCGGCGCGACAAAGGCTCGGTCGTGGGCCAACTGGAGGAGGCGCCGGAAGAAGAGACGCGTACCGCGCCGGAAATGAAACCCCCCGTCCCACGACCCGGGAGCGCCCCTTCAACCCCCCCGGCGATGCCGGCCGTTCGCGCGCGGGCAAAAGAGTTGGGGGTCGATTTGTCCCGCGTCAAAGGGACGGGACCGGGCGGGCGGGTCACGATGGAGGATCTGGATCGGGCAGTGGGACCGGCGGCCGCTCCGGCGGAAGCGCCCGCCGTGACGGCGGCGGGTCCGGTGGAGGAAATCCCGCTGCGGGGCATCCGCCGGGCCAGCGCGCGGCATGTGGCCGAGTCGGCCTCGCGCGTGGCGGCCGTTTCGATCTTCGATGACGCCGATGTCACGCAACTGGAGGAGGTGCGCCAAAAGGAACGGAAGGTGGCGGAGGCCCGGGGCTTCAAGCTGACCTATCTTCCGTTCATCATCAAGGCGACGATCGCGGGCTTGAAGGAGTTTCCCTACCTGAACGCCAGCCTGGACGACGCACGGGACGTGATCCTTCTCAAAAAATATTTCCATATGGGGATCGCGATCGACACTCCCGACGGCTTGATGGTGTACGTGATCCAGGACGCCGACCGGAAGAGCATACTGGAACTGGCCGAACAGATGCATCAACTGGGCGAGAAGGCGGCGCAGCGGAAGATCGAGCTCACCGAGCTCAAGGGCAGTACGATGACCATCACGAATTTCGGCGTGATCGGCGGGAACTACGGGACGCCGATCATCAATTATCCGGAGGTGGCGATCCTGGGCCTCGGCAAGATCACGGACCGGCCGGTGGCGAGAAACGGGCAGGTGGTCGTTCGGCGGATCCTCCCGCTTTCGCTGACCTTCGATCACCGGGTGATCCACGGCGCCGAGGCCGCGCGGTTCCTGAACAGCGTCATCGGCCGTCTCGAAGACCCCGACCGGATGCTGATTGAAGGCAAGTAG
- a CDS encoding OmpW family outer membrane protein has protein sequence MKGIFGLVAVLIFGSAVPANALIGPETSLGVRLGTGFYQSDTVFDNSTDIKNPTVVGVMAGIRQGRLGAELSVDWISMNLETNIKVAEVTMTPILLTLQFHPVEEDATIDPYLGLGVGYYINSASASSEGKSSLGISKVEMDNSVGFHLGVGANMKVSSALAFVIDARYAFTNADLTIKGGGLSNTDTLAVNGVVVTAGLKYLFPK, from the coding sequence ATGAAGGGAATATTCGGCCTTGTGGCGGTCTTAATATTTGGATCGGCGGTTCCGGCCAACGCGCTGATCGGGCCGGAGACCAGTTTGGGGGTACGGCTGGGGACTGGTTTCTACCAGAGCGACACTGTGTTCGATAACAGTACGGACATTAAAAACCCTACCGTCGTCGGCGTAATGGCCGGGATACGTCAAGGCCGCCTCGGCGCCGAGCTAAGTGTGGATTGGATTTCGATGAATCTGGAGACGAATATTAAGGTGGCCGAAGTTACAATGACCCCCATTCTGCTCACATTGCAATTTCATCCTGTAGAAGAAGACGCGACCATCGATCCATATCTCGGATTGGGGGTGGGGTATTATATCAATTCGGCCAGCGCCAGTTCAGAGGGCAAGTCTTCGTTGGGGATCTCCAAGGTCGAGATGGATAATTCGGTCGGTTTCCATCTGGGTGTCGGAGCTAACATGAAAGTTTCTTCGGCGCTCGCCTTTGTAATCGATGCGCGCTATGCTTTCACAAACGCCGACCTGACGATCAAAGGTGGCGGCTTATCGAATACAGATACGCTCGCCGTAAATGGGGTAGTCGTAACGGCCGGACTTAAGTACCTATTTCCAAAGTAG
- a CDS encoding GIY-YIG nuclease family protein: protein MYWVYISRSRSCGRTYFGQTEDLERRLSKHNDPQNKLSRYTKRFKGPWDVVYTEQYQTRSEAIKRERLLKTGKGR, encoded by the coding sequence TTGTACTGGGTCTATATCAGTCGCAGTCGTTCATGCGGGCGGACTTATTTTGGTCAAACTGAGGATTTAGAGCGGCGGTTGTCGAAGCATAATGATCCACAGAACAAGCTTTCGCGGTATACCAAACGATTTAAAGGCCCGTGGGACGTCGTTTACACCGAACAATATCAAACGAGAAGCGAGGCCATAAAAAGAGAACGATTGCTAAAGACAGGTAAGGGCAGATAG
- a CDS encoding carboxymuconolactone decarboxylase family protein, with translation MTNPSEQKATDDLKAIAPEFAKLTQDFLFGDIWKRPGLSPRDKSLITVTCLVALNRIEQVDFHLKKAFENGLTKEELVAAITHIAFYAGWPAAASGFGHLKNVIDQQ, from the coding sequence ATGACCAACCCAAGCGAGCAAAAAGCGACGGACGACTTAAAGGCGATCGCACCGGAATTTGCGAAACTGACACAAGACTTTCTTTTTGGCGATATCTGGAAACGTCCCGGACTCTCGCCGCGCGATAAAAGCTTAATTACGGTCACGTGCTTAGTGGCGCTGAATCGCATCGAGCAGGTCGATTTTCATCTTAAAAAGGCTTTCGAAAATGGCCTCACGAAGGAAGAACTCGTGGCCGCGATTACGCATATTGCGTTTTACGCCGGCTGGCCTGCAGCGGCCTCGGGCTTCGGGCACCTGAAAAATGTAATCGATCAGCAATAA
- a CDS encoding low temperature requirement protein A, translating to MMVPTAPPIPEQKYEVTPLELFFDLVFVFGVSQLSHHLLTHLSWRGAAETLVMLVAIFAVWFSTSWSATMIRADQSRTHGLVLTVMLVGLFMNASVTKAFTTSSWAFVTPLLLIQLGRPVWTFVNSTDAVFRDHFFRVLLWLIATTPLWIAGAAVNPQPRVLWWALAAGIDQIGRWLAHPIPGRRLRSEHIEFDADHMLERCRLFLLIALGETVFATGMAIAEASITVMTLATGTFALAGTVALWALSFGRSHRLILRHLEKTTDPVRASRHAINALMVMVAGLIAMAVANEEVIARPHGHTSYALSLLLGGGPILFLAAQGWYLWAVPKVRSQLHLIDGGALLLVGLATLAVPPYAALILVGAGVSTLATLAR from the coding sequence ATGATGGTCCCCACCGCTCCCCCCATCCCGGAACAGAAATATGAGGTCACTCCATTGGAGCTGTTCTTCGACCTCGTGTTCGTGTTCGGGGTATCACAGCTCTCGCATCATCTCCTGACCCACCTATCATGGCGTGGCGCGGCCGAGACGCTGGTAATGCTGGTGGCCATCTTCGCGGTATGGTTTTCTACAAGCTGGTCGGCCACCATGATCCGGGCCGATCAATCCCGGACCCACGGGTTGGTCCTGACGGTGATGCTGGTGGGCCTGTTCATGAACGCCTCGGTGACCAAGGCCTTCACAACATCAAGCTGGGCGTTCGTCACTCCGCTTCTGCTGATTCAACTGGGGCGCCCCGTCTGGACGTTCGTCAATTCAACCGATGCGGTGTTCCGGGACCACTTCTTCCGGGTGCTTCTCTGGTTGATCGCCACGACCCCCTTGTGGATCGCGGGCGCGGCGGTGAACCCGCAACCCCGCGTGCTGTGGTGGGCGCTGGCCGCCGGGATCGATCAGATCGGACGGTGGCTGGCGCATCCCATCCCCGGCCGACGGCTGCGATCCGAACACATCGAGTTCGACGCGGATCATATGCTGGAACGCTGTCGCCTGTTCCTGCTCATTGCGCTCGGGGAAACGGTGTTTGCCACGGGAATGGCCATCGCCGAAGCTTCCATAACGGTGATGACCCTGGCCACGGGCACGTTCGCGCTCGCCGGAACTGTCGCCCTGTGGGCGCTGAGTTTCGGGCGTTCCCATCGGCTCATCCTTCGGCATTTGGAGAAGACGACCGACCCCGTTCGCGCCAGTCGCCACGCAATAAACGCGCTGATGGTCATGGTCGCGGGACTCATCGCCATGGCGGTCGCGAACGAAGAGGTGATCGCCCGCCCGCATGGACACACCTCGTACGCGTTGAGCCTCCTGCTGGGCGGGGGACCGATTCTCTTCCTGGCCGCCCAAGGGTGGTATCTGTGGGCGGTGCCTAAGGTTCGGTCGCAACTGCATCTGATCGACGGGGGCGCCCTGCTGCTTGTCGGCCTCGCCACGCTGGCGGTTCCGCCCTATGCCGCGTTGATTCTTGTCGGTGCGGGTGTCTCGACCCTCGCGACTCTTGCCCGATAG
- a CDS encoding SDR family oxidoreductase yields the protein MGSVTVLIGSGSIGVAIARRVSAGKHILLGDLRQENAGSAAKVLSDGGFAVSTATVDVSSREQVESLAKKAASLGDVTHVIHAAGVSPSQAPIAAILKVDLYGTALVLEVFGNIIARGGSGVVIASQSGHRLGALTDEQNKLLALTPADQLLSLPMLKPDQVKDTLHAYQLSKRGNALRVMAEAVRWGKRGARLNTISPGIIITPLANDELIGPRGEGYRRMIELCPVGRAGTSDEVANVAALLMGPEGTFITGSDILMDGGVTSSYFFGELARSK from the coding sequence GGAGTCGCAATCGCACGCAGGGTGAGCGCCGGCAAACACATTCTCCTTGGTGATTTACGGCAAGAGAATGCGGGTTCAGCAGCTAAAGTCTTGAGTGACGGAGGCTTTGCAGTTTCGACTGCGACGGTCGATGTTTCCTCGCGCGAACAGGTTGAGAGTCTCGCTAAAAAGGCCGCAAGCCTCGGTGACGTGACGCACGTCATTCACGCAGCCGGAGTCTCACCCTCGCAAGCTCCAATCGCTGCGATTTTGAAAGTGGATCTGTATGGCACAGCCCTCGTGCTCGAAGTATTTGGAAACATCATCGCACGCGGAGGTTCGGGCGTTGTGATTGCATCGCAGTCCGGTCATCGCTTAGGCGCTCTCACCGATGAACAAAACAAGCTTCTCGCATTGACCCCTGCCGATCAGTTGTTGTCGCTTCCGATGCTGAAGCCCGATCAAGTGAAGGATACTTTGCACGCCTATCAACTCTCGAAACGCGGAAATGCTTTGCGGGTGATGGCCGAAGCCGTTAGATGGGGTAAGCGAGGTGCGCGGCTCAACACGATTAGTCCTGGTATCATTATCACCCCGCTCGCCAACGATGAGCTGATAGGTCCTCGCGGAGAAGGCTATCGCCGGATGATTGAACTTTGTCCCGTGGGGAGAGCTGGAACTTCTGATGAGGTTGCAAATGTCGCAGCCCTTCTCATGGGACCGGAAGGCACCTTCATTACAGGAAGTGACATTCTGATGGATGGCGGAGTCACCTCTTCGTACTTCTTCGGGGAGCTTGCTCGTTCTAAATGA